One genomic segment of Penaeus chinensis breed Huanghai No. 1 chromosome 13, ASM1920278v2, whole genome shotgun sequence includes these proteins:
- the LOC125031723 gene encoding LOW QUALITY PROTEIN: peroxisome biogenesis factor 2-like (The sequence of the model RefSeq protein was modified relative to this genomic sequence to represent the inferred CDS: deleted 1 base in 1 codon): MSPDADTAEEKGFVPRISQLDSIILTEEAYSLIKSQVLSAVKYAGQNVLTKLEPEIEAGLRYVLLRYTVQEARRSVGQQLLQIKYEDSVPVRRLRHYVRLLVFVRWIRQRAGDVAAVFFKNENARVIASRVVNQVEILYKMAEVMNLLVFLHQGVYPSVIERVLGLKPVSSSVGNVRTISYVYFTRELLWHGFAELLAFVLPLINLQYFHNVVRKMLPSSVDEEDDDNDIQQEINFNHQTTCVVCNSLPILPHNFGCQHLACYYCIHSSYVSDPTFTCPLCDHTIESKVQIIPMYTVES; this comes from the exons ATGTCTCCCGACGCCGACACCGCCGAAGAAAAGGGCTTCGTCCCCAGGATATCTCAGCTGGATTCTATAATCCTGACGGAGGAGGCATATTCTCTCATCAAGAGCCAGGTGCTATCGGCTGTGAAATACGCTGGCCAGAATGTCCTGACGAAGCTGGAACCCGAGATCGAGGCCGGCCTTCGATACGTCTTGCTTCGCTACACGGTCCAGGAGGCGAGGCGTTCAGTGGGCCAGCAGCTCCTGCAGATTAAGTACGAGGACTCGGTTCCCGTCAGGAGGTTGAGGCATTATGTCCGTCTGTTGGTATTTGTGAGATGGATTAGGCAGAGAGCCGGAGATGTGGCAGCGGTATTTTTCAAGAATGAGAACGCTAGAGTTATTGCCAGCCGGGTTGTAAACCAGGTCGAAATACTGTACAAGATGGCTGAGGTGATGAATCTCCTAGTGTTTCTACACCAGGGTGTATATCCGTCTGTCATTGAGAGGGTGCTCGGGCTGAAACCAGTTTCTTCGAGCGTTGGAAATGTGCGGACAATATCGTATGTGTATTTCACACGAGAACTGCTGTGGCATGGTTTTGCGGAACTTTTGGCTTTTGTTCTGCCATTGATCAACCTCCAGTATTTTCACAATGTGGTCCGAAAAATGTTACCAAGCTCTGTTGATGAagaggatgacgataatgacatacAACAGGAAATTAATTTTAATCATCAGACCACTTGTGTTGTATGTAACAGCCTTCCCATTCTACCCCACAATTTTGGATGTCAGCATTTAGCCTGCTATTACTGTATTCATTCCAGTTATGTGTCA GATCCTACATTCACTTGTCCTTTATGTGATCATACAATAGAGAGTAAAGTGCAAATTATTCCTATGTACACAGTGGAAAGTTGA